A portion of the Bombus terrestris chromosome 3, iyBomTerr1.2, whole genome shotgun sequence genome contains these proteins:
- the LOC100648815 gene encoding TRPL translocation defect protein 14 isoform X6, with protein sequence MIQIENTFFQLGDSCSRNCLIICDRGAMDASAFISKDKWELMMASNGWNNVELRDNRYNQIIHMVSAANGAEEFYSTEDHACRSEGVVVARELDYKAAAAWVGHPYFDVIDNSQDFETKLCRMIECVCQKLGIDTGDRLRASSRKVKFLVKGPLPADSEFPPFQDFDVVHNYLQSNNPKMQARLRKRGQKGHWSYIHTIRRPKMCGQVIEVKTQLTHRDYLNMLAQRDDSHFTIFKRRRCFLINNQYFQLDIYREPAHPRCRGLMLLETYTALSGDKLKNILPQFLTIEKEVTGNPDYSMFNLSLREEWNNTNKFCHNLQDYALAGLTESGSTERKSTCSSEAKDTSVKKTVNGLDCCRVNGVDAVMNGVDKVVNGVQNGVYGVTNGIVKYVEQNSIKSNSQECGSPTKH encoded by the exons ATGATACAGATAGAGAATACGTTCTTCCAGCTGGGTGACAGCTGTTCGCGAAATTGTCTTATTATCTGTGATCGTGGTGCCATGGATGCCTCTGCAT TTATATCGAAAGATAAATGGGAATTGATGATGGCTTCGAACGGATGGAACAACGTGGAGCTGCGAGACAATAGGTACAATCAGATCATCCATATGGTCTCAGCAGCAAACGGCGCCGAAGAATTCTACTCGACGGAAGATCACGCGTGTCGTTCGGAAGGCGTCGTGGTAGCCAGAGAACTCGATTACAAAGCGGCGGCCGCCTGGGTTGGGCATCCTTACTTCGATGTAATAGATAATTCGCAAGACTTTGAAACGAAACTCTGTCGTATGATCGAATGCGTGTGCCAGAAGCTGGGTATCGATACCGGAGACAGATTGAGAGCGAGTAGCAGAAAAGTCAAGTTCCTTGTCAAAGGTCCATTACCGGCAGACTCTGAGTTCCCGCCGTTCCAGGACTTTGATGTCGTCCATAACTACCTCCAAAGTAACAATCCGAAGATGCAAGCTCGTCTGCGTAAACGTGGGCAAAAAG GTCATTGGTCCTATATTCATACAATTCGACGTCCAAAAATGTGCGGCCAAGTGATCGAAGTGAAAACACAATTGACTCATCGAGATTATTTGAATATGCTCGCTCAACGCGATGACTCGCATTTCACCATCTTCAAGCGTCGACGATGTTTCCTCATCAACAATCAGTATTTCCAATTAGATATATACAGGGAGCCAGCTCATCCAAG GTGTCGGGGATTGATGCTGCTTGAAACGTACACAGCATTATCCGGAGACAAGCTTAAGAACATATTACCACAGTTCCTGACAATCGAAAAAGAGGTTACTGGAAATCCAGACTACAGTATGTTCAATCTCAGTCTAAGAGAAGAATGGAACAATACTAATAAATTCTGTCATAATTTACAAG ATTACGCTCTTGCAGGCTTAACGGAATCTGGatcaacagaaagaaaaagtacTTGCTCTTCGGAAGCGAAAGACACATCGGTTAAAAAAACAGTAAATGGACTAGATTGTTGTAGAGTCAATGGTGTGGACGCTGTTATGAATGGTGTAGATAAAGTTGTAAATGGCGTACAGAATGGTGTCTACGGTGTTACGAATGGTATCGTGAAATATGTCGaacaaaatagtataaaaagCAATAGTCAAGAATGCGGTAGTCCTACGAAACACTAA
- the LOC100648931 gene encoding uncharacterized protein LOC100648931, whose product MASLVADYGTSSSSESSGDDISDGADNTFKEEEEEDDEEEEHNENNEICKTASKEKLPLPTPDFNGIPTMKTSVFSNPFVEAEKAKSAILEKHVKMTPTLDDTKMINGRKICWNYRKGRCRFGHNCTFAHDSDLHRTAAELEAIKTPQETVICQTQYNGQVPINDDDEVDQENNQMNRRKKRPGLSQSLVPSKKVLKMYKAQQAKAISR is encoded by the exons ATGGCTTCCTTAGTTGCGGATTATGGAACTTCCTCGAGTTCAGAAAGTAGCGGCGATGATATTTCAGACGGTGCCGATAACAC TTttaaggaagaggaagaagaggacgacgaagaagaagaacataatgaaaataatgaaatatgtaaaacagctTCCAAAGAAAAACTTCCATTACCAACTCCAGACTTTAATGGTATACCCACAATGAAAACTTCAGTCTTCTCAAATCCATTTGTTGAAGCAGAAAAAGCAAAAAGTGCAATTCTTGAGAAACATGTGAAAATGACGCCAACTCTTGATGATACAAAAATGATAAATGGCAGAAAGATTTGTTGGAACTATAGGAAAGGTAGATGCCGATTTGGTCATAATTGTACCTTTGCACATGATTCAGATTTACATCGTACAGCAGCTGAGTTAGAAGCAATTAAAACACCACAGGAAACAGTTATTTGTCAGACCCAGTATAATGGCCAAGTTCCCATCAATGACGATGATGAGGTAGATCAAGAAAATAATCAAATGAATAGACGTAAGAAAAGGCCAGGATTAAGTCAATCTTTAGTACCAAGCAAAAAAGTCTTAAAAATGTACAAAGCACAACAAGCTAAAGCTATTAGTAGGTAA